One genomic region from Ornithinicoccus hortensis encodes:
- a CDS encoding EamA family transporter — translation MRRTLTTALAPAVWGTTYLVTTEFLPADGAMFAALTRALPAGLLAVLLARTLPHGDWWWKALVLGTLNIGLFFPLLFLAAERLPGGVAATLGASQPIMVAGLAVVVLGERLSRWRLGWGIVGVIGVGLIVLGPDAALDATGLLAGVAGAASMALGVTLTKRWGRPEGVGSLAYAGWLLTAGGLVLVVPTALHEGVPTGIDAAALGGYLWLGLVGGILAYTLWFRGLGTLPVTATALLGLLSPLVAAGLGVLVLGETLTTPQVLGFALALAALVAGQLAPVRRRPPPTGGLLRPGHAELVALWVGECVPAEVLGPAALDQPRAGRQ, via the coding sequence ATGAGACGCACCCTCACGACCGCCCTGGCCCCGGCCGTCTGGGGCACCACCTACCTGGTGACCACCGAGTTCCTGCCCGCCGACGGCGCGATGTTCGCCGCGCTCACCCGGGCCCTCCCCGCGGGCCTGCTCGCCGTGCTCCTGGCGCGGACCCTGCCCCACGGGGACTGGTGGTGGAAGGCGCTCGTCCTGGGCACCCTGAATATCGGCCTGTTCTTCCCCCTGCTGTTCCTCGCCGCCGAGCGGCTGCCCGGCGGGGTGGCCGCCACCCTGGGCGCCTCGCAGCCGATCATGGTCGCCGGCCTCGCAGTGGTCGTCCTCGGCGAACGGCTCTCCCGCTGGCGACTGGGCTGGGGCATCGTCGGCGTCATCGGGGTCGGCCTCATCGTCCTGGGCCCGGACGCCGCCCTCGACGCCACCGGCTTGCTCGCCGGGGTGGCGGGCGCCGCCTCGATGGCGCTGGGCGTCACCCTGACCAAGCGGTGGGGTCGCCCCGAGGGGGTCGGGTCACTGGCGTATGCCGGGTGGCTGCTCACCGCGGGTGGCCTGGTGCTGGTGGTGCCGACCGCCCTGCACGAGGGCGTCCCGACGGGGATCGACGCGGCCGCCCTGGGTGGGTACCTGTGGCTCGGCCTGGTCGGCGGGATCCTGGCCTACACGCTCTGGTTCCGGGGGCTGGGCACCCTTCCCGTGACCGCCACGGCGCTGCTCGGTCTGCTCTCCCCGCTGGTGGCGGCCGGGCTGGGCGTCCTGGTCCTGGGCGAGACGCTCACCACGCCCCAGGTGCTCGGCTTCGCCCTGGCCCTGGCCGCGCTGGTCGCCGGACAACTCGCACCCGTCCGCCGCCGACCGCCGCCGACCGGCGGCCTACTCCGCCCCGGCCACGCAGAACTCGTTGCCCTGTGGGTCGGTGAGTGTGTTCCAGCGGAAGTCCTCGGTCCCGCGGCGCTCGACCAGCCTCGCGCCGGCCGCCAGTAG
- a CDS encoding LysR family transcriptional regulator: MELQQMRYVLAVAETGNFTRAAAQCFVVQSALSHQVKSLERELGLTLFARTSRRVELTSAGEAFLPAARACLEAAERAVVEAAAAAGQVRGRLSIGVIPTVTALDVPDALRRFRDAHPQVPVGLRVGSSRDFLREIREGVLDIALLGLPVTEPPRGVAHRELRRSRHLAVVPSGHRLGRRRRLRLADLAEEVFADFPAESPGRAQSDLAFTAAGLQRQVAFEMTAVDHILDLVDAGLAVALLPPGTVPDRPGLRTVPVVDGPERIEHLAWSDFNPSPASSAFLRVLGFD; this comes from the coding sequence GTGGAACTCCAACAGATGCGCTACGTGCTGGCGGTGGCCGAGACCGGCAACTTCACCCGGGCGGCGGCGCAGTGCTTCGTGGTCCAGTCGGCCCTGAGCCACCAGGTGAAGTCGCTGGAGCGCGAGCTCGGGTTGACCCTCTTTGCCCGGACGAGTCGCCGGGTCGAGCTGACGAGCGCGGGGGAGGCCTTCCTGCCGGCGGCACGGGCCTGCCTGGAGGCCGCGGAGCGGGCCGTGGTCGAGGCGGCGGCCGCGGCCGGGCAGGTGCGCGGCCGGCTGAGCATCGGGGTGATCCCCACCGTGACCGCGCTGGACGTGCCCGACGCCCTGCGCCGGTTCCGGGACGCCCACCCGCAGGTGCCCGTGGGTCTGCGGGTGGGCAGCAGCCGGGACTTCCTCCGGGAGATCCGGGAGGGGGTGCTGGACATCGCGCTGCTCGGCCTGCCGGTGACCGAGCCGCCGCGCGGGGTGGCCCACCGGGAGCTGCGCCGTAGCCGCCACCTGGCGGTGGTGCCGTCCGGGCACCGGCTCGGCCGGCGCCGGAGACTGCGCCTGGCGGACCTGGCGGAGGAGGTGTTCGCCGACTTCCCCGCGGAGTCCCCCGGGCGGGCCCAGAGCGACCTGGCCTTCACCGCGGCAGGTCTGCAGCGACAGGTGGCCTTCGAGATGACCGCGGTGGACCACATCCTCGACCTCGTCGACGCGGGCCTGGCGGTGGCCCTGCTGCCACCCGGCACGGTGCCGGACAGGCCGGGACTCCGGACCGTGCCCGTGGTCGACGGTCCGGAGCGCATCGAGCACCTGGCCTGGAGCGACTTCAACCCCAGCCCCGCCAGCTCGGCGTTCCTGCGCGTGCTCGGATTCGACTGA
- a CDS encoding ABC transporter substrate-binding protein, protein MKAAGALVTTLISAALLLTACSEPAADDGGGDGGPAGDQEAGTASGGGEAGGGSITVYTSEPQEKIDEVVAAFNEGNPDVEVQVFRAGTGDLKARIAAELETGEVGADILLAADAPTFEAYKAEDLLLEYTPADADALLESVVDPEGYYVGTRVIPTVIAYNTGAVDTPPTSWAELTDPAYAGQLVMPNPDVSGAAAFNAAVWLLTDGLGEDWIRALGENDVLVAESNGPTSQAIADGSRPVGVVVDYLVRDLAAQGSPVAVSYPSEGVPYIAQPAAVFASSANPAGAQAFVDFLVSTEGQTLAVEQNYLPVRADVGTPEGAPSMDELHLLEVPLEEVSAEQGRAVDLFKEAVLP, encoded by the coding sequence ATGAAGGCAGCCGGCGCACTCGTGACCACCCTGATCTCCGCGGCGCTGCTGCTCACCGCGTGCAGCGAGCCCGCCGCCGACGACGGCGGCGGTGACGGCGGACCCGCCGGCGACCAGGAGGCAGGCACCGCGTCTGGTGGTGGCGAGGCGGGCGGGGGCAGCATCACCGTCTACACCTCCGAGCCGCAGGAGAAGATCGACGAGGTCGTGGCCGCCTTCAACGAGGGCAACCCGGACGTGGAGGTGCAGGTCTTCCGGGCCGGCACGGGCGACCTCAAGGCCCGGATCGCCGCCGAGCTCGAGACGGGCGAGGTCGGCGCCGACATCCTCCTCGCCGCGGACGCCCCGACGTTCGAGGCCTACAAGGCCGAGGACCTGCTGCTGGAGTACACCCCGGCCGACGCCGACGCCCTACTGGAGTCCGTCGTGGACCCGGAGGGCTACTACGTCGGGACCCGGGTGATCCCGACCGTCATCGCCTACAACACCGGCGCCGTCGACACCCCACCCACCAGCTGGGCGGAGCTGACCGACCCGGCCTACGCCGGCCAGCTGGTGATGCCCAACCCCGACGTGTCCGGTGCCGCCGCGTTCAACGCGGCCGTCTGGCTGCTGACCGACGGCCTCGGCGAGGACTGGATCCGCGCGCTCGGGGAGAACGACGTCCTCGTGGCCGAGTCCAACGGCCCCACCTCCCAGGCGATCGCCGACGGCTCCCGCCCGGTCGGCGTGGTGGTCGACTACCTGGTCCGCGACCTGGCGGCGCAGGGTTCGCCGGTGGCCGTCTCCTACCCCAGCGAGGGGGTGCCCTACATCGCCCAGCCGGCGGCGGTCTTCGCCTCCAGCGCCAACCCGGCGGGCGCCCAGGCCTTCGTCGACTTCCTGGTCTCCACCGAGGGACAGACCCTCGCCGTCGAGCAGAACTACCTGCCCGTCCGCGCCGACGTGGGCACGCCCGAGGGCGCCCCGTCGATGGATGAGCTGCACCTGCTGGAGGTGCCGCTCGAGGAGGTCAGCGCCGAACAGGGCCGCGCCGTGGACCTGTTCAAGGAGGCGGTCCTGCCGTAG
- a CDS encoding ABC transporter permease: MTPLLRLSVWVALAGVVITPLVMVVSLAFGANHLPMLLEAGLLDAAVNSVVSAAVSALLAVAGAACLALLVDRSDLGGRGAVRLLMLTPLLVPPFVGAIAWTGLLTRGGLVHTLTGWAPWQMYGGGGVIFLLTLHSLPVAYLVVSAALARVPDDLELAARAAGATPRRVFGDITLPLVRPALLAAFTLVMVSNLGDFGIPILVGSPAGYDTLATMIYRMLQSGTVDAPLQVTSQIGIVLLVLGIAGVIVDRLAARRPVELEAAGQVGTPLRLGALRAPVSVVAWVVALVVTLGPLLALLTRAILPAPGVPLTWETVTLDNLRRVVTAPSTVSGVTNSVLLAGGAALLCALLGLAVGVLTTRAASRTSAGMLFTVLLPQAVPGLIIAVGWLILGRYTGLYNTGWIILGAYVTAFTAMVVQSVRGPLAAMSGSLEEAARLSGAGPLRSLWDTSIRLALPATVSGAALVAVTAVRELTLSVLLVSPGTQTLGVVIFGYQQAGDYNASSALSLIFMLVGIAAVALVVPRGSHRRRRWLRGTSSMAQGVRV, from the coding sequence GTGACCCCCCTGCTGCGGCTCTCGGTCTGGGTGGCCCTGGCCGGGGTGGTGATCACCCCGCTGGTCATGGTGGTCTCCCTCGCCTTCGGGGCCAACCACCTGCCGATGCTGCTCGAGGCCGGGCTGCTGGACGCCGCCGTCAACTCGGTGGTGTCCGCCGCCGTCTCGGCACTGCTCGCCGTCGCCGGGGCCGCCTGCCTGGCGCTGTTGGTCGACCGTTCGGACCTCGGCGGACGCGGCGCGGTGCGCCTGCTGATGCTCACCCCGCTGCTCGTCCCGCCGTTCGTCGGGGCGATCGCCTGGACCGGGCTGCTCACCCGCGGCGGCCTGGTCCACACCCTCACCGGCTGGGCGCCGTGGCAGATGTATGGCGGGGGCGGGGTGATCTTCCTGCTCACCCTGCACTCCCTGCCCGTCGCCTACCTCGTGGTCTCGGCCGCACTGGCCCGGGTGCCGGACGACCTGGAGCTCGCCGCCCGCGCGGCCGGGGCGACCCCCCGGCGGGTGTTCGGCGACATCACCCTGCCGCTGGTGCGGCCCGCCCTCCTGGCGGCGTTCACCCTCGTCATGGTGAGCAACCTGGGCGACTTCGGCATCCCGATCCTGGTCGGCTCACCGGCCGGCTACGACACCCTCGCCACGATGATCTACCGGATGCTGCAGTCCGGCACGGTCGACGCCCCGCTCCAGGTGACCTCCCAGATCGGGATCGTCCTCCTCGTCCTGGGCATCGCGGGCGTGATCGTGGACCGGCTGGCCGCCCGTCGTCCCGTGGAACTGGAGGCCGCGGGCCAGGTGGGCACCCCGCTGCGCCTGGGGGCGCTGCGCGCCCCGGTTTCCGTGGTCGCCTGGGTCGTCGCCCTAGTCGTCACCCTCGGGCCGCTCCTGGCGCTGCTCACCCGGGCGATCCTGCCGGCCCCCGGCGTGCCGCTCACCTGGGAGACGGTCACCCTGGACAACCTGCGCCGCGTGGTCACGGCACCCAGTACCGTCTCCGGCGTGACCAACTCCGTGCTGCTGGCCGGGGGCGCCGCACTGCTCTGCGCGTTGCTCGGCCTGGCCGTCGGCGTCCTCACCACGCGCGCTGCCTCCCGCACGTCCGCGGGCATGCTGTTCACCGTGCTCCTGCCCCAGGCCGTCCCCGGGCTGATCATCGCGGTCGGCTGGCTCATCCTGGGCCGCTACACCGGGCTCTACAACACCGGATGGATCATCCTCGGCGCCTACGTCACGGCGTTCACCGCCATGGTCGTGCAATCGGTCCGCGGTCCCCTGGCTGCGATGTCCGGCTCCCTCGAGGAGGCCGCCCGGCTCTCCGGCGCCGGCCCGTTGCGCTCGCTGTGGGACACCAGCATCCGGCTGGCCCTGCCCGCCACCGTGAGCGGAGCCGCCCTCGTCGCGGTGACCGCCGTCCGGGAGCTCACCCTGTCCGTCCTCCTGGTCTCCCCCGGCACCCAGACCCTCGGCGTGGTGATCTTCGGCTACCAGCAGGCCGGCGACTACAACGCCTCGTCCGCGCTGT
- a CDS encoding VOC family protein: MTLKLAMITVDTTDAESLAAWWAEQTGARIVDTNDGWFVILAGGGVPGRLAFQKVDEVTPGKNRVHLDLTADDLEAETERLLAAGARLVERRGTEDFRWNTLTDPQGNEFCVAGAE; this comes from the coding sequence ATGACACTGAAACTCGCGATGATCACGGTCGACACCACCGATGCCGAGAGCCTGGCCGCCTGGTGGGCGGAGCAGACCGGTGCGCGCATCGTCGACACCAACGACGGGTGGTTCGTCATCCTGGCGGGCGGTGGCGTGCCGGGCAGGCTCGCCTTCCAGAAGGTCGACGAGGTCACGCCGGGCAAGAACCGCGTGCACCTCGACCTGACCGCCGACGACCTCGAGGCGGAGACGGAGCGGCTACTGGCGGCCGGCGCGAGGCTGGTCGAGCGCCGCGGGACCGAGGACTTCCGCTGGAACACACTCACCGACCCACAGGGCAACGAGTTCTGCGTGGCCGGGGCGGAGTAG